From a single Oreochromis niloticus isolate F11D_XX linkage group LG3, O_niloticus_UMD_NMBU, whole genome shotgun sequence genomic region:
- the LOC112841672 gene encoding uncharacterized protein LOC112841672 encodes MWNITHAAFTAMLWNMICVIVASAHEDHKNITTESGQNITLPCRASNMSFIAIEWSRFDLKPEYVLLSRDGHFDPHNQHLSFENRVDLQDRKMKDGDVSLILKNVTTDDTGTYECHVFMEETRSWKSISIIYLSVDPPGPPVENRPVGLIIGVIVGLSAVVIFVACLIYKNPEKRQNIFLVPSCHERIRHCFCRRAGAHVTSAVI; translated from the exons ATGTGGAACATCACCCACGCGGCCTTTACGGCTATGCTGTGGAACATGATCTGCGTGATTGTCGCCTCAGCCCACGAAG accacaaaaacatcacaactGAATCTGGACAGAACATCACTCTACCATGTCGAGCTTCAAACATGTCCTTCATAGCCATAGAGTGGAGCAGATTTGACTTAAAGCCAGAATATGTACTTTTAAGCCGTGACGGGCACTTTGACCCACACAACCAGCATTTATCTTTTGAGAATCGAGTtgatctgcaggacagaaagatgaaggatggagacgtgtctttgattctgaagaatgtgacgactgatgacactggaacatacgagtgtcatGTCTTCATGGAAGAAACACGCTCATGGAAATCCATCAGCATCATCTACCTgagtgttgatcctccag gtccgCCAGTAGAGAATCGACCTGTGGGACTGATCATTGGAGTCATCGTTGGTCTGTCAGCTGTGGTGATTTTTGTGGCCTGTCTCATCTATAAAAATCccgaaaaaagacaaaacatattTCTTGTTCCATCTTGTCACGAACGGATACGACATTGTTTCTGTAGACGAGCAGGGGCTCATGTAACATCGGCAGTAATATAA